In Acidimicrobiia bacterium, the sequence GGCGAGGCCGTCGCGCGCCAGGTTCGCGGCGATGACGACCCACATCAGCGCGAGGCCGGGCGCCAGCGCGTAGTGCGCGAAGCCCGGCTTCCACAGGAACGCCGTGCCCTGCTCGAGCATCGCGCCCCAGCTGTAGTCGAGCTGCGGGCCGAGGCCGAGGAACGACAGCGACGCCTCGGCGAGGATCGCGCCGCCGAGCCCGAACGCCGCCTGGATGAGCACCGGCCCGACGACGTTCGGCGCGAGGTGCTTGCGGATGACGTGCCCGCTCGACGCGCCGAGCGCGAGCGACGCGGTCACGAAGTCGCGCTCGCGCAGCGACAGCACCTCGCCGCGCACGAGCCGCGCGTAGCCGACCCAGCCGTTCGCGCACAGCGCCGCGATCGTCATCCCGAGGCTGGGGCGCGCGACCGTCGCGACGATCGCGATGTTCATCAGCACGCCCGGGAACGCCATCATGACGTCGACGATCCGCATCGCGACCTCGTCGACCGCGCCGCCGAACCAGCCGGCGACGAGCCCGACCGCCGTGCCGACGATCGCGGTCACCGCGACGACCGCGACGCCGACCTCGAGCGCGCCGCGCGCGCCGTAGAGCAGCTGGCTGAGGGCGTCGATGCCCTTGCTGTCGGTGCCCAGCCAGTGCGCGGTCGACGGCGCGAGGAAGCGCGCGCCGAGCACGATGTGCTGCGGGTCGTCGGGCGCGAGCCACGGCCCGACGACGCCGACCGCGACGAACGCCGCGAGCATCGCGAGGCCGACGCGCGCGCTGCGCGTGAGCTTGACCGACCCGAGCGTCATGCGCGGCGGATCCTCGGGTCGACGACGCCGTACGCGAGATCGACGACCAGGTTCACGACGACGTACATCGCCGCGATCACGAGCACGGTGCCCTGCACGACCGGGTAGTCGCGCTCGGCGATCGCGTCGAGCAGCGTCAGCCCGAGCCCCGGCCGCGCGAACACCTTCTCGGTGATGACCGCGCCGCCGAGCAGCGAGCCGAACTGCAGGCCCGCGACCGTGACGATCGGCAGCAGCGCGTTGCGCAGCGCGTGCACGAGCGCGACCCGGCGCTCGCCGGCGCCCTTCGCGCGCGCCGTGCGCACGTAGTCCTCGCCGAGCGCGGCGACCAGCGACGCGCGCGTCATGCGGGCGAGCAGCGCCATCAGGTGCACGCCGAGCGCGACCGCCGGCAGCACGATCGCCGCCGGCCCGGTCTCGGTCGGGCCCGGCAGCCAGCCGAGCTCGACGAAGAACACCAGCAGCAGGATCGGCGCGAGCAGCATCATCGGCGCGGCGACGCCGAGCAGCGAGCCGATCGACAGCGCGGCGTCGATCCACGACCCGCGGCGCAGCGCGGCGAGGATGCCGAGCGGCAGCGCGAGCACGATCGCCACCGCCATCGCGGCGAACGCGAGCGCGACCGTGTGCGGCAGCGCGTCGGCGAGGCGCGCGGCGACGGTCGGCCGGTGCTCGGGGTTCGGGCACTGGTGGCCGAGCGAGCCGTCGGCGACGTGCTCGAGGAACAGCCCGAACTGCGCCGGCAGCGAGCGGTCGAGGCCCATGCACGCCTCGAGCTTCGCGCGCTGCTCGGGCGTCGCCTCGCCGCCCGCGAGGTGGTCGACCGGATCGCCCGGGACCAGGTGCAGGAACGCGAACACGAGCAGCGACGCGCCGAC encodes:
- a CDS encoding ABC transporter permease is translated as MSIARFVLRRLGSGALAVVGASLLVFAFLHLVPGDPVDHLAGGEATPEQRAKLEACMGLDRSLPAQFGLFLEHVADGSLGHQCPNPEHRPTVAARLADALPHTVALAFAAMAVAIVLALPLGILAALRRGSWIDAALSIGSLLGVAAPMMLLAPILLLVFFVELGWLPGPTETGPAAIVLPAVALGVHLMALLARMTRASLVAALGEDYVRTARAKGAGERRVALVHALRNALLPIVTVAGLQFGSLLGGAVITEKVFARPGLGLTLLDAIAERDYPVVQGTVLVIAAMYVVVNLVVDLAYGVVDPRIRRA
- a CDS encoding ABC transporter permease, giving the protein MTLGSVKLTRSARVGLAMLAAFVAVGVVGPWLAPDDPQHIVLGARFLAPSTAHWLGTDSKGIDALSQLLYGARGALEVGVAVVAVTAIVGTAVGLVAGWFGGAVDEVAMRIVDVMMAFPGVLMNIAIVATVARPSLGMTIAALCANGWVGYARLVRGEVLSLRERDFVTASLALGASSGHVIRKHLAPNVVGPVLIQAAFGLGGAILAEASLSFLGLGPQLDYSWGAMLEQGTAFLWKPGFAHYALAPGLALMWVVIAANLARDGLADRR